One Loxodonta africana isolate mLoxAfr1 chromosome 4, mLoxAfr1.hap2, whole genome shotgun sequence genomic region harbors:
- the CTDSP2 gene encoding carboxy-terminal domain RNA polymerase II polypeptide A small phosphatase 2 isoform X2: MEHGSIITQARREDALVLTKQGLVSKSSPKKPRGRSIFKALFCCFRAQHVGQSSSCTELTPYKEETNTIAKSDLLQCLQYQFYQPINNADFIVPVEIEGTTHQVYVLKRPYVDEFLRRMGELFECVLFTASLAKYADPVTDLLDRCGVFRARLFRESCVFHQGCYVKDLSRLGRDLRKTLILDNSPASYIFHPENAVPVQSWFDDMADTELLNLIPIFEELSGAEDVYTSLGQLRAP, translated from the exons GCCTGGTCTCCAAGTCCTCTCCCAAGAAGCCTCGTGGGCGTAGCATCTTTAAGGCCCTTTTCTGCTGTTTTCGTGCCCAGCATGTTGGCCAGTCAAGTTCCTGTACTGAGCTCACCCCGTACAAGGAGGAAACCAACACCATTGCTAAG TCGGATCTGCTCCAGTGTCTCCAGTACCAGTTTTATCAG CCAATCAACAATGCTGACTTCATAGTGCCTGTAGAGATTGAGGGGACCACTCACCAG GTGTATGTGCTCAAGAGGCCTTACGTGGATGAGTTTCTGAGACGAATGGGGGAGCTCTTCGAATGTGTCCTCTTCACTGCCAGCCTGGCCAAG TATGCTGACCCAGTGACAGATCTTTTGGACCGCTGTGGGGTGTTCCGGGCCCGCCTGTTCCGTGAGTCCTGTGTGTTTCACCAGGGCTGCTATGTCAAGGACCTCAGCCGCTTGGGGAGGGACCTGAGGAAAACCCTCATCCTAGACAACTCACCTGCTTCTTACATCTTCCACCCAGAGAATGCA GTGCCCGTGCAGTCTTGGTTTGATGACATGGCAGACACTGAGTTGCTGAACCTGATCCCAATCTTTGAGGAGTTGAGTGGAGCAGAGGATGTCTACACCAGCCTTGGGCAGCTGCGGGCCCCTTAG
- the CTDSP2 gene encoding carboxy-terminal domain RNA polymerase II polypeptide A small phosphatase 2 isoform X1, with protein MEHGSIITQARREDALVLTKQGLVSKSSPKKPRGRSIFKALFCCFRAQHVGQSSSCTELTPYKEETNTIAKSDLLQCLQYQFYQIPGTCLLPEVTEEDQGRICVVIDLDETLVHSSFKPINNADFIVPVEIEGTTHQVYVLKRPYVDEFLRRMGELFECVLFTASLAKYADPVTDLLDRCGVFRARLFRESCVFHQGCYVKDLSRLGRDLRKTLILDNSPASYIFHPENAVPVQSWFDDMADTELLNLIPIFEELSGAEDVYTSLGQLRAP; from the exons GCCTGGTCTCCAAGTCCTCTCCCAAGAAGCCTCGTGGGCGTAGCATCTTTAAGGCCCTTTTCTGCTGTTTTCGTGCCCAGCATGTTGGCCAGTCAAGTTCCTGTACTGAGCTCACCCCGTACAAGGAGGAAACCAACACCATTGCTAAG TCGGATCTGCTCCAGTGTCTCCAGTACCAGTTTTATCAG ATCCCAGGGACCTGCCTGCTCCCAGAGGTGACAGAGGAAGATCAAGGAAGGATATGTGTGGTCATTGACCTGGATGAAACCCTTGTGCATAGCTCCTTTAAG CCAATCAACAATGCTGACTTCATAGTGCCTGTAGAGATTGAGGGGACCACTCACCAG GTGTATGTGCTCAAGAGGCCTTACGTGGATGAGTTTCTGAGACGAATGGGGGAGCTCTTCGAATGTGTCCTCTTCACTGCCAGCCTGGCCAAG TATGCTGACCCAGTGACAGATCTTTTGGACCGCTGTGGGGTGTTCCGGGCCCGCCTGTTCCGTGAGTCCTGTGTGTTTCACCAGGGCTGCTATGTCAAGGACCTCAGCCGCTTGGGGAGGGACCTGAGGAAAACCCTCATCCTAGACAACTCACCTGCTTCTTACATCTTCCACCCAGAGAATGCA GTGCCCGTGCAGTCTTGGTTTGATGACATGGCAGACACTGAGTTGCTGAACCTGATCCCAATCTTTGAGGAGTTGAGTGGAGCAGAGGATGTCTACACCAGCCTTGGGCAGCTGCGGGCCCCTTAG
- the AVIL gene encoding advillin — protein MSLSSAFRAVGDNPGIITWRIEKMELALMPLSAHGNFYEGDCYVVLSTRRVGSLLSQDIHYWIGKDSSQDEQSCAAIYTTQLDDYLGGSPVQHREVQGHESDTFHGYFKQGIIYKKGGVATGMKHVETNTYDVKRLLHVKGKRNIKATEVEMSWDSFNRGDVFLMDLGKVIIQWNGPESNSGERLKAMLLAKDIRDRERGGRAEIGVIEGDKEEDSPELLKVLQDTLGRRSIIKPAMPDEIIDQQQKSNILLYHVSDSAGQLAVTEVATRPLVQDLLNHDDCYILDQSGTKIYVWKGKGATKAEKQMAMSKALSFIKMKGYPSSTNIETVNDGAESAMFKQLFQKWSVKDRTAGLGKTFSTGKIAKVVQEKFDVTVLHSKPEVAAQERMVDDGNGKAEVWRIENLELVPVEHQWYGFFYGGDCYLILYTYKVNGKPHYILYIWQGRHASQDELAASAYQAVEVDQQFDGAPVQVRVTMGKEPRHFMAIFKGKLVIFEGGTSRKGNNEPDPPIRLFQIQGNDKSNTKAVEVPAFASSLNSNDVFLLRTQAQHYLWYGKGSSGDERAMAKELAGLLCDGTEDTVAEGQEPAEFWDILGGKAPYANDKRLQKEILDVQPRLFECSNKTGRFIVTEITDFTQDDLNPGDVMLLDTWDQVFLWIGAEANATEKERALTMAQEYLHTHPSGRDTDTPILIIKQGFEPPTFTGWFLAWDPHIWSAGKSYEQLKEELGDAAAIIRITADMRNVTLPLNSDDSEPKYYPVEVLLRSKNLELPEDVNPAKKENYLSEQDFVSVFGITRGQFAALPGWKQLQLKKEKGLF, from the exons ATGTCTCTGAGCAGCGCCTTCAGGGCTGTGGGCGACAACCCTGGGATCATCACCTGGAGAATAGAG AAAATGGAGCTGGCACTGATGCCTCTGAGTGCCCATGGCAACTTCTATGAGGGGGACTGCTACGTTGTCCTCTCA ACGCGGAGAGTGGGAAGTCTCCTTTCCCAGGACATCCACTACTGGATCGGGAAGGACTCCTCTCAGGATGAGCAGAGCTGTGCAGCCATCTACACCACCCAGCTGGACGACTATTTGGGAGGCAGCCCCGTGCAGCACCGAGAGGTCCAGGGCCATGAATCTGACACCTTCCATGGCTACTTCAAGCAGGGCATCAT CTACAAGAAGGGGGGTGTGGCCACAGGGATGAAGCATGTGGAGACCAACACCTACGATGTGAAACGGCTGCTACATGTGAAGGGGAAGAGAAACATCAAGGCCACGGAG GTAGAAATGAGCTGGGACAGTTTTAACCGAGGTGATGTCTTCTTGATGGACCTTGGGAAGGTCATCATCCAATGGAATGGCCCAGAGAGCAACAGTGGGGAGCGCCTGAAG GCTATGCTTCTGGCAAAGGATATTCGGGACAGGGAGCGAGGGGGCCGTGCTGAAATAGGAGTGATCGAGGGAGACAAGGAGGAGGACAGCCCAGAGCTGCTGAAGGTCCTTCAGGACACCCTTGGCCGACGCTCCATTATCAAGCCTGCAATGCCTGATGAGATCATAGATCAGCAGCAGAAATCAAACATCCTGCTGTACCA TGTCTCTGACTCAGCTGGGCAGCTGGCGGTCACAGAGGTTGCCACAAGGCCTCTGGTCCAAGACTTACTGAACCATGAT GACTGCTACATCCTGGACCAAAGTGGAACCAAGATCTATGTGTGGAAAGGAAAAGGAGCCACAAAGGCTGAGAAACAGATGGCCATGTCTAAAGCCCTG AGCTTCATCAAGATGAAGGGCTACCCCAGCAGCACCAACATAGAAACTGTAAACGATGGTGCCGAGTCGGCCATGTTCAAGCAGCTGTTCCAGAAGTGGTCAGTGAAGGACCGGACCGCAGGCCTGGGGAAAACGTTCAGCACTGGGAAAATCG CTAAAGTTGTCCAGGAGAAGTTTGATGTGACTGTACTGCACAGCAAGCCAGAGGTGGCTGCCCAGGAAAGAATGGTTGATGACGGCAATGGGAAAGCTGAG GTCTGGAGAATTGAAAACCTGGAGTTGGTCCCCGTGGAGCATCAGTGGTATGGCTTCTTTTATGGGGGAGACTGCTATCTGATTCTCTACACATACAAGGTGAATGGGAAGCCACATTATATCCTGTACATCTGGCAG GGCCGCCATGCCTCCCAGGATGAGCTGGCAGCCTCCGCATACCAGGCAGTGGAGGTGGATCAGCAGTTTGATGGGGCCCCCGTGCAGGTTCGGGTCACCATGGGAAAGGAGCCACGCCACTTCATGGCCATCTTCAAAGGGAAGCTGGTTATCTTTGAG ggTGGGACTTCCCGGAAGGGAAATAACGAGCCTGACCCTCCGATAAGGCTCTTCCAGATTCAAGGAAATGACAAATCTAACACCAAAGCAGTGGAGGTTCCAGCCTTCGCCTCCTCCCTAAACTCCAATGATGTGTTTCTGCTGCGCACCCAGGCACAGCACTACCTGTGGTACGGCAAG GGGTCTAGCGGGGATGAGCGGGCAATGGCTAAGGAGCTGGCTGGGCTTCTCTGCGATGGCACCGAGGACACTGTGGCTGAGGGCCAGGAGCCAGCAGAGTTCTGGGACATACTGGGAGGGAAAGCTCCCTATGCCAATGACAAAAG ACTACAGAAGGAAATCCTAGATGTCCAGCCCCGTCTCTTTGAATGTTCCAATAAGACTGGCCGGTTCATTGTCACTGAGATCACAGACTTCACCCAGGACGACCTGAACCCTGGTGATGTGATGCTCCTGGATACCTGGGATCAG GTGTTCTTGTGGATTGGGGCTGAGGCGAATGCCACAGAGAAGGAGAGAGCCCTCACTATGGCCCAGGAATACCTGCATACCCACCCCAGTGGCCGAGATACCGACACACCAATCCTGATCATTAAACAGGggtttgagcctccaaccttcaCAGGCTGGTTCCTGGCCTGGGACCCTCACATTTGGAGT GCAGGAAAATCATATGAACAGttaaaagaagagctgggagacGCTGCTGCTATCATAAGAATCACTGCT GACATGAGGAACGTGACCCTCCCCCTGAATTCTGATGACAGCGAGCCCAAATATTACCCTGTAGAAGTTCTGTTGAGAAGTAAGAACCTGGAGCTGCCTGAGGATGTGAACCCTGCCAAAAAGGAG AATTACCTCTCTGAACAGGATTTTGTTTCTGTGTTTGGCATCACAAGAGGGCAATTTGCTGCTCTACCTGGCTGGAAACAGCTCCaactgaagaaagaaaagggGCTTTTCTAA